Proteins encoded within one genomic window of Solea senegalensis isolate Sse05_10M linkage group LG11, IFAPA_SoseM_1, whole genome shotgun sequence:
- the LOC122777905 gene encoding deoxynucleoside triphosphate triphosphohydrolase SAMHD1-like — MASRKRPLEQNSSPVVCWETPEKRALVVGLQDSDYSHWGVEETCQYLRREGLEEWEETFKAQNITGVGLRYLEEPDLEKIGVKCLGDRLRILHSLRKLWQIAGEPTKVFNDPVHGHVELHPLLIKIIDTPQFQRLRNIKQLGGTYFVFPGASHNRFEHSIGVGYLAGQLVQALNERQPELLISRRDILCVQIAGLCHDLGHGPFSHMFDGIFIPKARPGIKWKHETASLAMFDYLVEDNDLKPVMEQHGLVLPEDLVFIKEQIAGPLDLNGDQEEAANSASVKKPWPYRGRPEDKSFLYEIVSNKNTGIDVDKWDYFARDCHHLGIQNNFDYRRFLKFARVCEVEGQKNICTRDKEVGNLYDMFHTRNCLHRRAYQHKVGNIIETMITEAFLKADPYIQIEGSGGKTFTLSGAIDDMEAYTKLTDHVFEQILHSSSKQLAEARQILRNIVCRRLYKCLGRTHPQEPLEVVTEEKKNTWKKELAEAFPQNNTRGVNLNPEDFVISVIGMDYGMKEKNPINKVRFYCKEDPTKAIKIVKKQVSKLLPEQFAEQLITVYFKKTDDTSLDAAKKHFVKWCMDMDFTKPQDGDIIAPELTPLKASWRNPSQEEDGSCSADTVRAKTKLSFK, encoded by the exons ATGGCTAGTCGAAAGCGACCTTTAGAGCAAAACTCGAGCCCCGTTGTCTGCTGGGAAACGCCGGAGAAGAGAGCACTGGTGGTCGGGCTGCAGGACTCCGACTACTCGCATTGGGGAGTCGAGGAAACGTGTCAGTACCTACGACGAGAAGGTCTTGAAGAGTGGGAAGAAACATTCAAAG cacaaaacatcacaggagTCGGGCTGAGGTATCTGGAGGAACCTGATCTGGAGAAGATTGGAGTGAA GTGCCTTGGTGACCGTCTGCGGATCCTGCACAGTCTCAGGAAGCTATGGCAGATAGCAGGGGAGCCAACCAAG GTGTTCAATGATCCAGTTCATGGACATGTGGAGTTGCACCCTCTTCTCATCAAAATCATAGACACACCTCAGTTCCAGAGGCTGCGCAACATCAAGCAGCTTGGAGGGACCTACTTTGTTTTCCCCGGAGCATCACACAACCGATTTGAACACTCCATTGG ggtTGGTTACCTGGCAGGGCAACTTGTACAAGCTCTTAATGAGAGGCAGCCAGAACTCCTCATCTCTCGCAGAGACATCCTTTGTGTGCAGATCGCTGGGCTCTGCCATGACCTTG GACATGGACCATTTTCCCATATGTTTGATGGGATTTTCATCCCAAAGGCACGTCCAGGAATTAAGTGGAAG cACGAGACTGCCTCATTAGCCATGTTTGATTACCTGGTCGAAGACAATGACTTAAAGCCGGTGATGGAGCAGCATGGCCTGGTGCTGCCAGAGGACCTGGTCTTCATCAAGGAACAGATCGCAGGACCACTGGACCTTAACGGAGATCAAGAGGAAGCTGCAAATTCTGCCAGTGTAAAAAAACCT TGGCCATACAGAGGCCGCCCAGAAGACAAGTCCTTTCTCTATGAAATTGTGTCCAACAAAAACACGGGCATCGATGTGGACAAGTGGGACTACTTTGCCAG ggACTGCCACCACCTGGGCATCCAAAACAACTTTGACTACCGCCGCTTCCTCAAGTTTGCCCGAGTGTGCGAGGTGGAAGGGCAGAAGAACATCTGTACACGAGACAAG GAGGTGGGTAATCTGTACGACATGTTCCACACCAGGAACTGTCTCCACAGAAGAGCTTATCAGCACAAGGTCGGCAACATCATAGAGACCAT GATCACGGAGGCCTTTTTAAAAGCAGATCCATACATTCAGATTGAAGGCTCAGGAGGGAAGACCTTCACTCTCTCCGGTGCCATAGACGACATGGAGGCTTACACCAAACTGACAG ATCATGTGTTTGAACAAATACTCCACTCGTCCTCCAAACAACTGGCCGAGGCCAGGCAGATTCTTCGCAACATTGTCTGTCGACGCCTCTACAAGTGTCTGGGCCGAACTCACCCGCAGGAACCTCTGGAGGTCGTCACcgag gagaagaaaaacacctggAAAAAAGAACTGGCAGAGGCCTTCCCTCAGAACAACACTCGGGGTGTCAATCTAAACCCCGAGGACTTTGTAATAAGT GTCATTGGTATGGACTATGGAATGAAGGAAAAGAACCCCATCAACAAAGTGCGTTTCTACTGCAAGGAAGACCCAACTAAAGCCATCAAGATAGTCAAGAAACAG GTGTCAAAACTCCTCCCAGAGCAGTTTGCTGAGCAGCTGATCACGGTCTATTTCAAGAAGACTGATGACACCAGTCTGGACGCTGCCAAGAAGCACTTTGTCAAGTGGTGCATGGACATGGACTTCACAAAGCCTCAG GATGGAGACATAATAGCCCCTGAGCTGACCCCTCTGAAAGCCAGCTGGCGCAACCCAAGTCAAGAGGAAGACGGCAGCTGCAGCGCGGACACGGTTCGAGCCAAAACTAAGCTAAGCTTTAAATGA